In a single window of the Streptomyces sp. CGMCC 4.7035 genome:
- a CDS encoding indole-3-glycerol phosphate synthase: MFASVLMIEKALTSADVEFVTTLHGDEPVSFHVLLQPRGDQADRLLRAIDDIALGELDEAAHERETPEGKDAAALGQQALEVSLSALRAAGSTAEGRLIEDHPLDALKALVDEVEADEVIVLTDPHYVEEFFHRDWASRARHKVGVPVLKLFSHSKA, encoded by the coding sequence GTGTTCGCGAGCGTACTGATGATCGAGAAGGCCCTCACGTCCGCCGACGTGGAGTTCGTCACCACCTTGCACGGTGATGAACCGGTCTCCTTCCATGTCCTGCTCCAGCCGCGCGGAGACCAGGCGGACCGCCTGCTGCGCGCCATCGACGACATCGCCCTGGGCGAGCTGGACGAGGCGGCGCACGAACGGGAGACCCCAGAGGGCAAGGACGCCGCGGCCCTCGGGCAGCAGGCCCTGGAGGTGTCCCTGTCCGCGCTGCGCGCGGCGGGCAGCACGGCGGAGGGCCGCCTCATCGAGGACCATCCGCTGGACGCGCTCAAGGCGCTGGTCGACGAGGTGGAAGCGGACGAGGTGATCGTGCTGACCGACCCCCACTACGTGGAGGAGTTCTTCCACCGCGACTGGGCGTCCAGGGCCCGGCACAAGGTGGGCGTGCCGGTGCTGAAGCTGTTCTCGCACAGCAAGGCGTAG
- a CDS encoding carbonic anhydrase, which translates to MQPLIDHARAHGQRPEEFARLAEGQSPQVPGVWGHPPEKHSITCSDSRVVPALITGARPGELFELRTAGNIVPPYASEHPTSEAATIEYAVEVLGVSDVVVCGHSHCGAVGALVRGDDLTPVPAVRDWLAHAAPEPRASDADDPTVAEGAQNHVLAQVLRLRSYPCVQQRLTAGQLRLHAWYYEVHTGAVREHRTTTDTFEAL; encoded by the coding sequence ATGCAGCCCCTCATCGATCACGCCCGTGCGCACGGACAGCGCCCGGAGGAGTTCGCCCGGCTGGCCGAGGGCCAGTCCCCCCAGGTCCCGGGGGTCTGGGGGCATCCCCCAGAAAAACACAGCATCACCTGCTCCGACTCCCGGGTCGTACCCGCCCTGATCACCGGAGCCCGGCCCGGTGAGCTCTTCGAACTGCGCACCGCGGGCAACATCGTCCCCCCGTACGCCTCCGAGCACCCCACCAGCGAGGCGGCCACCATCGAGTACGCCGTGGAGGTGCTCGGCGTCAGCGACGTCGTCGTCTGCGGCCACTCCCACTGCGGAGCCGTCGGCGCGCTAGTGCGCGGCGACGACCTGACCCCCGTACCGGCCGTGCGCGACTGGCTCGCGCACGCCGCACCCGAACCCCGGGCGTCCGACGCGGACGACCCGACGGTCGCGGAGGGCGCCCAGAACCACGTCCTCGCGCAGGTGCTGCGCCTGCGGTCCTATCCGTGCGTCCAGCAGCGCCTGACGGCAGGTCAACTCCGGTTGCACGCCTGGTACTACGAGGTGCACACCGGAGCCGTGCGTGAACACCGCACCACCACCGACACGTTCGAGGCACTGTGA
- the zapE gene encoding cell division protein ZapE, translating to MSSSTAASGIDSIAGAAPLSLCAREPHVPADRLVAEMVPPPRFDSVRFATYIPDPNQPSQTEAVGVLEGFAAGLGGAHAVGGGKRGFFGFGKAKASKTPAGPRGVYLDGGYGVGKTHLLASLWHATPAEPALKAFGTFVELTNLVGALGFQKTVQTLSGHRLLCIDEFELDDPGDTVLVSTLLGKLVDAGVALAATSNTLPGKLGEGRFAAADFLREIQGLSAHFRALRIDGEDYRHRGLPEAPAPYSDEQVTKAAYATEGASLDDFPHLLDHLARVHPSRYGALTDGLRAVCLTDVQPVPDQSTALRLVVLADRLYDREVPVLASGLPFDRLFSEEMLKGGYRKKYFRAISRLTALARDAKGLVQN from the coding sequence GTGTCGTCCTCCACTGCCGCCTCAGGGATCGATTCGATAGCCGGAGCGGCCCCGCTGTCCCTGTGCGCTCGTGAGCCGCACGTCCCCGCCGACCGGCTCGTCGCGGAGATGGTGCCGCCGCCGCGCTTCGACTCGGTGCGCTTCGCCACGTACATCCCGGACCCGAACCAGCCCAGCCAGACCGAGGCCGTAGGCGTCCTGGAGGGCTTCGCGGCCGGGCTCGGCGGGGCGCACGCGGTGGGCGGCGGCAAGCGCGGCTTCTTCGGGTTCGGGAAGGCCAAGGCCTCCAAGACCCCGGCCGGCCCCCGCGGCGTCTACCTCGACGGCGGCTACGGCGTCGGCAAGACCCACCTCCTGGCCTCCCTCTGGCATGCGACCCCGGCGGAGCCCGCGCTCAAGGCCTTCGGCACCTTCGTGGAGCTGACGAACCTGGTGGGCGCGCTCGGCTTCCAGAAGACCGTGCAGACGCTGTCGGGGCACCGGCTGCTGTGCATCGACGAGTTCGAGCTCGACGACCCCGGCGACACCGTCCTGGTCTCCACCCTGCTCGGCAAGCTCGTAGACGCGGGCGTCGCCCTCGCCGCCACCTCCAACACCCTGCCGGGCAAGCTCGGCGAGGGCCGCTTCGCCGCCGCCGACTTCCTGCGCGAGATCCAGGGACTGTCCGCCCACTTCCGCGCGCTGCGCATCGACGGCGAGGACTACCGTCACCGCGGCCTGCCCGAGGCGCCGGCACCGTACTCCGACGAGCAGGTGACGAAGGCGGCGTACGCCACCGAGGGCGCCTCGCTCGACGACTTCCCGCACCTGCTCGACCATCTCGCCCGGGTCCACCCCAGCCGGTACGGCGCGCTGACCGACGGACTGAGGGCCGTGTGCCTGACCGACGTGCAACCGGTGCCGGACCAGTCGACGGCCCTGCGGCTCGTCGTACTCGCCGACCGGCTCTACGACCGCGAGGTGCCGGTGCTCGCCTCCGGGCTGCCGTTCGACAGGCTGTTCAGCGAGGAGATGCTGAAGGGCGGCTACCGCAAGAAGTACTTCCGCGCGATCTCCCGCCTCACCGCCCTCGCCCGGGACGCCAAGGGACTGGTCCAGAACTGA
- the msrB gene encoding peptide-methionine (R)-S-oxide reductase MsrB has protein sequence MSYDVDKPDEQWRAELTPAEYAVLRQAGTEPAFTGEYTDTKAKGVYSCRACGAELFTSTTKFESHCGWPSFYDPKDSDAVELLADRSHGMIRTEVRCARCGSHLGHVFEGEGYPTPTDQRYCINSISLRLVPDEG, from the coding sequence ATGTCGTACGACGTCGACAAGCCGGACGAGCAGTGGCGCGCGGAGCTGACCCCGGCGGAGTACGCGGTCCTGCGCCAGGCCGGCACCGAGCCCGCCTTCACCGGTGAGTACACGGACACCAAGGCCAAGGGCGTCTACTCCTGTCGGGCCTGCGGCGCCGAACTCTTCACCTCGACCACGAAGTTCGAGTCCCACTGCGGCTGGCCGTCCTTCTACGACCCGAAGGACAGCGACGCGGTGGAACTGCTGGCGGACCGCTCGCACGGGATGATCCGCACGGAGGTGCGGTGCGCCCGCTGCGGGTCGCATCTTGGGCACGTGTTTGAGGGCGAGGGATATCCGACGCCTACGGATCAGCGGTACTGCATCAACTCGATCTCGCTGCGCCTGGTCCCTGACGAGGGCTGA
- a CDS encoding SulP family inorganic anion transporter → MTERKTTAGKFTAPKFTAPKFAARNRFPHLKQDFAASLVVFLVALPLCLGVAVASGVPAELGLITGIVGGIVTGVMRGSSLQVSGPAAGLTVLVFEAVREFGLPVLGVIVLATGVLQLVMGALKLGRWFRAISVSVVEGMLAGIGLVLIAGQLYSVAGTKAPASGLEKIAGLPGALVDAAGSTRALTSLALGAGTIAVLVLWQRLPRAVRTVPGPLAAVGLATLVATLLGLPVATVEVKGLLDSVRLPSAAAFGELASVGVLGTIIAFTLIASAESLFSAAAVDRLHHGPRTRYDKELMAQGAGNTVCGLLGALPMTAVIVRSAANVQAGARTKASRVLHGVWLLLFAALLPSVLAYIPIPALAGILVYSGAKLIPVREIVTLWREHRGEMLILVVTAVSIVAISMFEGVLIGLALSVVKTAWEASHVKLEVIDKGAGPVEAYLSGNATFLRLPKILDSLEALPQDRPVELDLSGLHHLDHACRTALETWAERHSAAGTEPVRVRPGR, encoded by the coding sequence ATGACTGAACGGAAGACCACCGCAGGGAAGTTCACCGCACCGAAATTCACCGCACCGAAGTTCGCGGCTCGGAACAGGTTCCCTCATCTCAAGCAGGACTTCGCCGCCTCCCTCGTCGTGTTCCTGGTCGCGCTCCCGCTGTGCCTGGGTGTGGCCGTCGCCTCCGGTGTGCCCGCCGAACTCGGCCTGATCACCGGCATCGTGGGCGGCATCGTCACCGGGGTGATGCGCGGCAGCAGCCTCCAGGTCTCCGGACCGGCGGCGGGTCTGACCGTGCTGGTCTTCGAGGCGGTGCGGGAGTTCGGCCTGCCGGTGCTCGGAGTGATCGTGCTCGCCACCGGTGTGCTCCAGCTCGTCATGGGCGCGCTGAAGCTGGGGCGCTGGTTCCGCGCCATCTCGGTCTCCGTGGTGGAGGGCATGCTGGCCGGCATCGGACTCGTCCTGATCGCCGGGCAGCTCTACTCGGTGGCCGGAACCAAGGCGCCGGCCTCCGGCCTGGAGAAGATAGCCGGGCTGCCCGGAGCGCTGGTCGACGCCGCGGGGAGCACCCGTGCGCTGACCTCACTGGCGCTCGGGGCGGGCACCATCGCCGTCCTCGTGCTCTGGCAACGCCTGCCGCGCGCGGTGCGCACCGTTCCCGGCCCGCTTGCCGCGGTCGGCCTCGCCACGCTCGTCGCCACGCTGCTCGGCCTGCCGGTGGCCACGGTCGAGGTCAAGGGCCTGCTGGACTCGGTCCGGCTGCCGTCGGCGGCCGCCTTCGGTGAGCTCGCGAGCGTGGGCGTGCTCGGCACGATCATCGCGTTCACCCTGATCGCGTCCGCCGAGTCGCTGTTCAGCGCCGCCGCCGTGGACCGGCTGCACCACGGTCCGCGCACCCGGTACGACAAGGAGCTGATGGCGCAGGGCGCGGGCAACACCGTCTGCGGGCTGCTCGGCGCGCTGCCGATGACCGCGGTGATCGTCCGCAGCGCGGCCAACGTCCAGGCGGGCGCCCGGACGAAGGCGTCCCGGGTACTGCACGGCGTGTGGCTGCTGCTGTTCGCGGCGCTGCTGCCGTCCGTGCTGGCGTACATCCCGATTCCGGCCCTCGCGGGCATCCTGGTGTACTCCGGCGCCAAGCTCATCCCCGTACGGGAGATCGTAACGCTGTGGCGCGAGCACCGGGGGGAGATGCTCATCCTGGTGGTCACCGCGGTGTCGATCGTGGCGATCAGCATGTTCGAGGGCGTGCTCATCGGCCTCGCGCTGTCCGTGGTGAAGACCGCGTGGGAGGCCTCGCACGTCAAGCTGGAGGTCATCGACAAGGGTGCCGGTCCGGTGGAGGCGTACCTGTCGGGCAACGCGACGTTCCTGCGGCTGCCGAAGATCCTGGACAGCCTGGAGGCGCTGCCGCAGGACCGGCCGGTCGAGCTGGACCTGTCCGGGCTGCACCACTTGGACCACGCCTGCCGCACGGCCCTGGAGACCTGGGCGGAACGGCACAGCGCGGCCGGAACCGAGCCGGTACGGGTGAGGCCCGGCCGCTGA
- the murC gene encoding UDP-N-acetylmuramate--L-alanine ligase — protein MAPGLPTAMDRPHFIGIGGAGMSGIAKILAQRGAKVAGSDAKESPTAEALRALGATVHIGHAAEHLADDATCVVVSSAIRADNPELARAAELDIPVVHRSDALARLMDGLRPIAVAGTHGKTTTTSMLAVSLTELGLNPSYAIGGDLDAPGSNALHGEGDIFVAEADESDRSFHKYAPEVAIVLNVELDHHANYASMEEIYESFQTFAGRIVPGGTLVVNADHEGARELTRRLAGSVKAVTYGESQDADVRVLSVVPQGLKSQVTVDLDGSELTFTVSVPGRHYAHNAVAALAAGVALGIPAAELAPALAAYTGVKRRLQLKGEEAGVQVIDSYAHHPTEMTADLEAMRAAAGESRILVVFQPHLFSRTQELGKEMGQALALADASVVLDIYPAREDPIPGVTSELIIEAARAAGADVQAVHDKAEVPAVVAGMAKPGDLVLTMGAGDVTDLGPRILNRLAQK, from the coding sequence ATGGCACCCGGCCTCCCCACCGCCATGGACCGACCGCACTTCATCGGCATCGGCGGCGCCGGAATGTCGGGCATCGCGAAGATCCTCGCGCAGCGCGGCGCGAAGGTGGCGGGCAGTGACGCCAAGGAGTCGCCGACCGCCGAGGCCCTGCGCGCGCTGGGCGCGACGGTGCACATCGGCCACGCGGCCGAGCACCTCGCCGACGACGCCACCTGCGTCGTCGTCTCCTCCGCGATCCGCGCGGACAACCCGGAACTGGCGCGCGCGGCGGAGCTGGACATCCCCGTGGTTCACCGCTCGGACGCCCTCGCCCGCCTGATGGACGGGCTGCGCCCGATCGCCGTCGCCGGCACCCACGGCAAGACGACCACGACGTCGATGCTGGCGGTGTCCCTGACCGAGCTGGGCCTGAACCCGTCGTACGCCATCGGCGGCGACCTCGACGCCCCCGGCTCCAACGCCCTCCACGGCGAGGGGGACATCTTCGTCGCCGAGGCGGACGAATCGGACCGCAGCTTCCACAAGTACGCGCCCGAGGTCGCCATCGTCCTCAATGTCGAACTGGACCACCACGCGAACTACGCGTCCATGGAGGAGATCTACGAGTCCTTCCAGACCTTCGCGGGCCGGATCGTCCCCGGCGGCACGCTGGTGGTCAACGCGGACCACGAGGGCGCGCGCGAGCTGACGCGGCGGCTGGCCGGCTCGGTGAAGGCGGTGACGTACGGCGAGTCGCAGGACGCCGACGTCCGCGTTCTCTCGGTCGTCCCGCAGGGCCTGAAGAGCCAGGTGACGGTGGACCTGGACGGCTCGGAGCTGACCTTCACGGTCTCCGTGCCCGGCCGCCACTACGCGCACAACGCCGTGGCCGCGCTCGCGGCGGGTGTGGCCCTCGGCATCCCGGCGGCGGAGCTGGCCCCGGCCCTGGCGGCGTACACGGGCGTGAAGCGCCGCCTCCAGCTCAAGGGCGAGGAGGCCGGCGTCCAGGTCATCGACTCGTACGCGCACCACCCGACGGAGATGACCGCGGACCTGGAGGCGATGCGGGCGGCGGCCGGTGAGTCGCGCATCCTCGTGGTCTTCCAGCCCCACCTCTTCTCGCGCACGCAGGAGCTGGGCAAGGAGATGGGCCAGGCGCTGGCCCTCGCGGACGCGTCGGTCGTCCTGGACATCTACCCGGCCCGCGAGGACCCGATCCCCGGCGTCACCAGCGAGCTGATCATCGAGGCGGCACGGGCGGCGGGCGCGGACGTGCAGGCTGTGCACGACAAGGCGGAGGTCCCCGCGGTGGTGGCGGGAATGGCGAAGCCGGGCGATCTGGTTCTCACCATGGGCGCGGGTGACGTGACGGACCTGGGCCCGCGGATCCTGAACCGTCTCGCACAGAAGTAA
- a CDS encoding ferredoxin reductase family protein, whose amino-acid sequence MTTVQSPPAPPTAIRPQVVARTGLYAVLAANAAAVTVFFVQAGFASNALVVLGRLAGLYGALLMAFQLLLVARLPWLDRRIGMDRLTSWHRWLGFGLLWTLLGHVVFIVLGYAQSSSMDPLNELLDLAETVEGVLRAVVALGLIVVVGAASARWARRRMAYETWHFVHLYTYVAVVLAFTHQVAVGTTFTASSAATAYWWTLWGVALGAVFLGRLVLPLWCNLRHRLRVSAVVPESDNVVSVYITGRDLDRLPARAGQFFLWRFLTRDRWWQANPFSLSAAPDGRTLRLTAKAAGDGTAALRHLKPGTRVFAEGPYGAFTTLHRTRPDALLIAGGVGITPIRALLEELHGHAVLIYRVATDRDAVLHDELRELAHAKGAELYLVTGPAVPDRLAPRELARLVPDVADRDVYVCGPPGMTSAVLGSLRELGVPKPQIHFERFSLAG is encoded by the coding sequence GTGACGACCGTCCAATCGCCTCCTGCGCCCCCCACGGCGATACGTCCCCAGGTGGTGGCCCGCACGGGCCTGTACGCCGTACTGGCCGCGAACGCGGCCGCCGTGACCGTCTTCTTCGTCCAGGCCGGCTTCGCCTCCAACGCCCTCGTCGTGCTGGGGCGGCTGGCCGGACTCTACGGCGCGCTCCTGATGGCCTTCCAACTGCTGCTGGTGGCCCGGCTGCCGTGGCTCGACCGCCGGATCGGCATGGACCGGCTGACCTCCTGGCACCGCTGGCTCGGCTTCGGCCTGCTGTGGACGCTGCTGGGGCACGTGGTGTTCATCGTCCTCGGCTACGCGCAGTCGTCGTCCATGGACCCGCTGAACGAGCTGCTGGACCTCGCCGAGACGGTCGAGGGCGTGCTACGGGCCGTCGTCGCGCTGGGGCTGATCGTGGTGGTCGGCGCGGCGTCGGCGCGCTGGGCCCGGCGCCGGATGGCGTACGAGACGTGGCACTTCGTCCACCTCTACACCTACGTGGCCGTGGTGCTGGCGTTCACGCACCAGGTCGCGGTGGGCACGACCTTCACCGCCTCCTCGGCGGCCACCGCGTACTGGTGGACTCTGTGGGGTGTGGCGCTCGGCGCCGTGTTCCTGGGCCGGCTGGTGCTCCCGCTGTGGTGCAACCTGCGCCACCGGCTGCGCGTCTCGGCCGTCGTACCCGAGTCCGACAACGTCGTCTCCGTCTACATCACCGGCCGTGACCTGGACCGGCTGCCCGCGCGGGCGGGCCAGTTCTTCCTCTGGCGGTTCCTCACCAGGGACCGCTGGTGGCAGGCCAACCCGTTCTCCCTGTCGGCCGCGCCCGACGGCAGGACACTGCGGCTGACCGCGAAGGCGGCCGGTGACGGCACCGCCGCCCTGCGCCACCTGAAGCCGGGCACGCGTGTCTTCGCCGAGGGCCCGTACGGCGCCTTCACGACGCTGCACCGGACCCGCCCGGACGCCCTGCTCATCGCCGGCGGCGTCGGTATCACCCCGATCCGGGCGCTCCTGGAGGAACTGCACGGCCACGCCGTCCTCATCTACCGGGTGGCCACCGACCGGGACGCGGTGCTCCACGACGAACTGCGGGAACTTGCCCACGCCAAGGGTGCCGAGCTGTACCTGGTCACCGGCCCGGCGGTGCCGGACAGGCTGGCGCCGCGCGAACTCGCCCGGCTCGTGCCGGACGTGGCCGACCGGGACGTGTACGTCTGCGGGCCGCCCGGCATGACGAGTGCGGTGCTCGGCAGCCTGCGCGAGCTGGGCGTGCCCAAGCCGCAGATCCACTTCGAACGCTTCAGCCTGGCCGGATGA
- a CDS encoding RNA polymerase sigma factor has protein sequence MGQGGESRRVHARDEELGAAVARAQDGDEAAFAVAYRIVQPGLLGYVRGLVGDDAEDVTSDAWLEIARDLGRFKGDGAGFRGWTATIARHRALDHLRRRRVRPRPVTLEQDVLELPGPHSTHDQALESISTEQALALIRSLPRDQAEAVLLRVVVGLEGPAAARVLGKRPGAVRTAAYRGLKRLARRLGAAGVTDEDRRALGQSK, from the coding sequence TTGGGCCAAGGAGGGGAATCCCGGCGCGTACACGCGCGCGACGAGGAGTTGGGCGCGGCCGTCGCGCGGGCCCAGGACGGTGACGAGGCGGCCTTCGCGGTCGCGTACCGGATCGTGCAGCCCGGACTGCTCGGTTATGTGCGCGGCCTCGTCGGGGACGACGCCGAGGACGTGACCTCGGACGCCTGGCTGGAGATCGCCCGGGATCTCGGACGGTTCAAGGGGGACGGGGCCGGCTTCCGGGGCTGGACGGCGACCATCGCCCGGCACCGGGCCCTCGACCATCTGCGCCGTCGGCGCGTGCGCCCCCGGCCCGTCACGCTGGAGCAGGACGTACTCGAACTGCCCGGCCCGCACAGCACCCACGACCAGGCCCTGGAGTCCATCTCCACCGAGCAGGCGCTGGCGCTGATCAGATCCCTGCCCCGCGACCAGGCCGAGGCCGTGCTGCTGCGCGTCGTCGTCGGCCTCGAGGGCCCCGCCGCCGCCCGTGTGCTGGGCAAGCGGCCCGGTGCGGTGCGCACCGCCGCGTACCGGGGACTGAAGCGCCTCGCACGCCGGCTCGGGGCCGCCGGTGTGACAGATGAGGATCGCCGCGCGCTGGGGCAGTCGAAATGA
- a CDS encoding pyrimidine reductase family protein — MRRLFPVTDETVARPGGTAPDTGEVPGSALPGAEPADHEWTFEELAAAYAYPEPGPGGLVPWLRANMVSTLDGAAQHEGRSQPISGATDMRIFGTLRGLADVVIVGAETVRQEEYRPARAREAFAALRKEAGQGPAPAIAVVSASLDLDFSRPLFTSPLVPTLVLTGAAAAPDRVAAAEKAGARVVIAGDGMGVDPARAVAALADLGMTRLLTEGGPRLLGQLIAAGVLDELCLTVSPMLAAGDAQRIAGGPSVTVPRRFALVSLLEEEGFLFGRYRRT, encoded by the coding sequence ATGCGACGCCTGTTCCCTGTGACCGACGAAACAGTGGCCCGGCCGGGTGGTACGGCCCCGGACACCGGCGAAGTGCCCGGCTCCGCACTCCCCGGTGCGGAGCCGGCCGACCACGAATGGACGTTCGAGGAGCTGGCCGCCGCGTACGCCTACCCCGAGCCCGGCCCCGGCGGCCTGGTGCCCTGGCTGCGCGCCAACATGGTCTCCACGCTCGACGGGGCCGCCCAGCACGAAGGGCGCTCGCAGCCCATCTCCGGCGCCACCGACATGCGGATCTTCGGCACGCTGCGGGGGCTCGCCGACGTCGTGATCGTGGGCGCCGAAACGGTACGGCAGGAGGAGTACCGTCCGGCACGCGCGCGTGAGGCCTTCGCGGCGCTGCGGAAGGAAGCCGGACAGGGTCCCGCGCCCGCGATCGCCGTGGTGAGTGCGAGCCTCGACCTGGACTTCTCGCGGCCGCTGTTCACCTCGCCCCTGGTGCCCACGCTCGTGCTGACCGGAGCCGCGGCGGCGCCCGACCGGGTGGCGGCAGCCGAGAAGGCGGGCGCCCGCGTGGTGATCGCCGGGGACGGGATGGGCGTGGACCCGGCCCGTGCCGTGGCCGCGCTCGCGGACCTGGGCATGACCCGGCTGCTGACCGAGGGCGGTCCACGCCTGCTGGGCCAGCTGATCGCGGCCGGCGTGCTGGACGAGCTGTGTCTGACGGTCTCCCCGATGCTCGCGGCGGGCGACGCGCAGCGGATCGCCGGAGGGCCCTCGGTCACGGTGCCGAGGAGGTTCGCCCTCGTGTCGCTGCTGGAGGAGGAGGGGTTCCTGTTCGGCAGGTACCGCCGCACATGA
- a CDS encoding sensor histidine kinase: MAGPLRAYRGLRLGTRLALGLGLLSLVVFAVVGTALTTYMRDYLERQLGDQLKLVQVLQTKDALLHGTVKRQPYYGWYTAVYDVSGGTPVLRSPADVPADTAEFTALARSMEHSDTEILSTARIDGEGTYRLRACEVEPGVVLVSAAPMTDIQATVRQLITVQVVAFALALLALVVFGRRMLRRGLKPLSDMAHTAHGIASHDLTESAARLPLRADGPGGGPEVEELRTAFNTMLEHIDDSLAVRAEAEQRLRRFVADASHELRTPLMSVRGYADLFQYAAANAPEERDKHLARLRAEAARMGVLLDDLLLLARLDAAEVDASLRLEDADLVELVRQAADAFRAAHSDHPLTVTCGPSPLRLRLDPVRVRQVLDNLLTNAAVHTPTGTPVSVEVSRSGDTALVRVTDAGPGIPAADQERVFDRFYRVDKARSRDRGGSGLGLAVARSLVAAHGGSVELSSEPGRTAITVAVPFGRVAADASR, encoded by the coding sequence ATGGCGGGGCCGCTGCGGGCGTACCGCGGACTGCGCCTGGGCACCCGGCTGGCCCTGGGTCTCGGCTTGCTGTCACTGGTGGTGTTCGCCGTCGTCGGCACGGCGCTGACGACGTACATGCGGGACTATCTGGAACGCCAGCTGGGCGACCAGCTCAAGCTCGTCCAGGTCCTTCAGACCAAGGACGCCCTGCTGCACGGCACAGTCAAGCGGCAGCCTTACTACGGCTGGTACACCGCCGTGTACGACGTGTCGGGCGGCACGCCCGTGCTGCGCAGCCCCGCCGACGTGCCCGCCGACACCGCCGAGTTCACCGCCCTCGCCAGGTCGATGGAGCACTCGGACACGGAGATCCTGAGCACGGCGCGGATCGACGGGGAGGGAACCTACCGGCTGCGCGCCTGCGAGGTCGAGCCCGGAGTGGTGCTGGTCAGTGCAGCGCCCATGACGGACATCCAGGCCACCGTGCGGCAGCTGATCACGGTCCAGGTGGTCGCGTTCGCCCTCGCGCTGCTGGCGCTCGTCGTCTTCGGGCGCAGGATGCTGCGGCGCGGCCTGAAGCCGCTGAGCGACATGGCGCACACGGCCCATGGCATCGCCTCGCACGACCTGACCGAGTCGGCGGCGCGGCTGCCGCTGCGCGCGGACGGACCGGGCGGTGGCCCGGAGGTCGAGGAACTGCGCACCGCTTTCAACACCATGCTCGAACACATTGACGACTCGCTGGCCGTCCGCGCGGAGGCCGAACAGCGGCTGCGTCGCTTCGTCGCGGACGCCTCGCATGAGCTGCGCACGCCCCTGATGTCGGTGCGGGGCTACGCGGACCTGTTCCAGTACGCGGCCGCCAATGCCCCTGAGGAACGTGACAAGCACCTGGCCCGGCTGCGCGCCGAGGCCGCCCGCATGGGAGTACTCCTGGACGACCTGCTGCTCCTCGCCCGCCTGGACGCCGCGGAGGTGGACGCGTCGCTGCGGCTGGAGGACGCCGACCTGGTGGAGTTGGTGCGCCAGGCGGCCGACGCGTTCCGCGCGGCCCACTCGGACCACCCGCTGACGGTGACGTGCGGCCCCAGCCCACTGAGGTTGCGCCTCGACCCCGTACGCGTCCGTCAGGTGCTGGACAACCTGCTCACCAACGCGGCCGTGCACACGCCGACCGGGACGCCGGTGTCCGTGGAGGTCTCCCGCTCCGGGGACACGGCGCTGGTACGGGTCACCGACGCGGGACCGGGCATACCGGCCGCCGACCAGGAACGCGTCTTCGACCGCTTCTACCGCGTCGACAAGGCCCGCAGCCGTGACCGGGGCGGTAGCGGGCTGGGCCTGGCGGTCGCGCGCTCGCTCGTGGCGGCACACGGCGGCTCGGTCGAACTGAGCAGCGAACCGGGCAGGACGGCCATCACCGTCGCGGTTCCATTCGGCCGGGTCGCTGCCGACGCGAGCCGGTAG
- a CDS encoding response regulator transcription factor: MDKVRLLVVDDDPPIADLVATVARYEGWDAVTANSGEEALVRAAEFRPDIVVLDLMLPDLDGFGVLDRLRRSGTMVPVVFLTARDGVADRVAGLTRGGDDYLVKPFAVEELMARLRTVLRRSAGPGFQRSVLRVADLTMDEDTREVRRGERLFALTPTEYEVLRYLMRKSPTVLTKAQILDHVWEYGFGGRSNVVELVVSRLRRKLDEGGEPLIHTVRGFGYVIRQAPE; this comes from the coding sequence GTGGACAAAGTACGGCTCCTCGTCGTGGACGACGATCCGCCCATCGCCGATCTCGTCGCGACGGTCGCCCGGTACGAGGGCTGGGACGCGGTCACCGCGAACTCCGGGGAGGAGGCGCTGGTCCGGGCCGCCGAGTTCCGTCCGGACATCGTGGTGCTCGACCTGATGCTGCCCGACCTGGACGGCTTCGGTGTCCTGGACCGGCTGCGCCGCTCGGGGACGATGGTCCCGGTCGTGTTTCTCACCGCGCGCGACGGCGTCGCCGACCGGGTGGCGGGCCTGACCCGGGGCGGCGACGACTACCTGGTCAAGCCGTTCGCGGTGGAGGAGCTGATGGCCCGCCTGCGGACCGTGCTGCGCCGCAGCGCCGGGCCCGGCTTTCAGCGGTCCGTACTACGGGTGGCGGACCTGACGATGGACGAGGACACCCGCGAAGTGCGGCGCGGCGAACGGCTGTTCGCGCTCACCCCCACCGAGTACGAGGTGCTGCGCTATCTGATGCGCAAGTCGCCGACCGTGCTGACCAAGGCGCAGATCCTCGACCACGTCTGGGAGTACGGCTTCGGGGGCCGCTCCAACGTCGTCGAACTGGTCGTCAGCCGGCTGCGGCGCAAGCTGGACGAGGGCGGCGAGCCGCTGATCCACACCGTGCGAGGCTTCGGATACGTGATCCGGCAGGCCCCGGAGTGA